A single window of Hemitrygon akajei unplaced genomic scaffold, sHemAka1.3 Scf000066, whole genome shotgun sequence DNA harbors:
- the LOC140721968 gene encoding uncharacterized protein, with product MAHQSVHTGERPFTCSECGKGFIRSSKLKVHQRVHTGERPFSCSDCGKGFNESSQLKVHQRVHTGERPFTCSVCWKGFTCSSKLMVHQRVHTGERPFTCLDCGKTFTCSSQLKVHQRVHTGEWPFTCSDCGKGFTQSSKLKVHQRVHTGERPFTCSDCGKGFTCSSQLKVHQRGHTGERPFTCSVCGKGFTRSSELLVHQRVHTGERPFTCSDCGKGFTRSSELLVHQRVHTGEWPFTCLDCGKGFTCSSQLKVHRRVHTGERPFTCLDCGKGFTCSSQLKVHQRVHTGEQPFNCSDCGKGFTCSFKLMVHQRVHTGERPFTCSDCGKGFTCSSQLKVHQRVHTGERPFTCSDCGKGFTLSSQLLRHQSVHTGERPFTCSDCGKGFTQSYTLKAHQSVHTGERPFTCLDCGKGFTCSSKLKLHQRVHTGERPFTCSDCGKGFTCSSKLKVHQRVHTGERPFIC from the coding sequence ATggctcaccagtcagttcacactggagaaaggccgttcacctgctcagaatgtgggaagggattcattcggtcatctaaactgaaggtacatcagcgagttcacactggcgagaggccattctcctgctcggactgtgggaagggattcaatgaATCCTctcaactgaaggtgcatcagagagttcacactggggagcggccattcacctgctcagtctgttggaagggattcacttgttcatctaaactgatggtacatcagcgagttcacactggtgagaggccgttcacctgcttggactgtgggaagacattcacttgctcatcccaactgaaggtacaccagcgagttcacactggggagtggccgttcacctgctcagactgtgggaagggattcactcagtcatctaaactgaaggtacatcagcgagttcacactggggagaggccattcacctgctcggactgtgggaagggattcacttgctcatcccaactgaaggtacatcagagaggtcACACAGgtgagagaccgttcacctgctccgtctgtgggaaaggattcactcggtcatccgaactactggtacaccagcgagttcacactggggagaggccgttcacctgctcagattgtgggaagggattcactcggtcatccgaactactggtacaccagcgagttcacaccggggagtggcctttcacctgcttggactgtgggaaaggattcacttgctcatcccaactgaaggtacatcgacgagttcacaccggggagcgaccattcacctgcttggactgtgggaaaggattcacttgctcatcccaactgaaggtacatcagagagttcacactggggagcagcCATTCaattgctcggactgtgggaaaggatttacttGCTCATTTAAACTgatggtacatcagagagttcacactggagagaggccattcacctgctcagactgtgggaagggattcacttgctcatcccaactaaaggtacatcagagagttcacactggggagaggccgttcacctgctcagactgtgggaagggattcactttgtcatcgcaGCTACTGaggcaccagtcagttcacactggggagaggcctttcacctgctcagactgtgggaagggattcactcagtcatacacactaaaggcacaccagtcagttcacactggggagaggccattcacctgcttggactgtgggaagggattcacttgttcatctaaactgaagttacatcagcgagttcacactggagagaggccattcacctgctcagactgtgggaagggattcacttgttcatctaagctgaaggtacatcagcgagttcacactggggagaggccattcatatgctga
- the LOC140721965 gene encoding uncharacterized protein, whose product MAHLRVHIGERPFTCLDCGKGFTQSHQLKVHQRVHTGERPFTCSDSGKGFTQSSKLLVHNSVHTVERPFTCSDCGRGFTCSANLKVHQRVHTGERPFTCSDCGTGFTRSSALMEHQRVHTGERPFICSDCGKGFTRSSQLKVHQRVHTGKRPFTCLDCGKGFTQSSKLLVHKSVHTGERPFTCSDCGRGFTQSSNLKVHQRVHTGERPFTCSDCGKGFTRSSALMVHQRVHTRERPFTCSDCGKGFTQSSQLKVHQRVHTGEKPFTCTDCGTGFTQSSSLMKHQRVHTGEQPFTCSDCGKGFNQLSNLKTHQQVHTGERPFTCSDCGKGFIRSSDLMAHHRVHTRERPFTCSHCGEGFICSSNLKVHQQVHTGERPFTCSDCGKGFPCSSQLMVHQRVHTGERPFTCSDCRKGFPCSSQLMVHQRVHTGERQFTCSDCGKGFTRSSILKVHQRVHTGERPFTCSDCGKGFTRSSKLKVHQRVHTGERPFTCSDCGKGFTESSTLMAHKRIHTREQPFTCSDCGKGFTWSSQLQRHQRVHTG is encoded by the coding sequence atggctcatctgcgagttcacattggggagaggccgttcacctgcttggactgtgggaagggattcactcagtcacatcaactgaaggtacatcagcgagttcacactggggagaggccgttcacctgttcagactctgggaagggattcactcagtcatctaaactacTGGTACACAACTCAGTTCACACTgtagagaggccattcacctgctcagactgtgggaggggattcacttgctcagctaacctgaaagtacatcagcgagttcacactggagagaggccattcacctgctcagactgtgggacgggattcactcggtcatctgcccTAAtggaacaccagcgagttcacactggggagaggccgttcatctgctcggactgtgggaagggattcactcggtcatctcaactgaaggtacatcagcgagttcacactgggaagaggccgttcacctgtttagactgtgggaagggattcactcagtcatctaaactactggtacacaagtcagttcacactggagagaggccattcacctgctcagactgtgggaggggattcactcagtcatctaacctgaaggtacatcagcgagttcacactggagagaggccgttcacctgctcagactgtggaaagggattcactcggtcatctgcccTAATGgtgcaccagcgagttcacactagagagaggccgttcacctgctcagactgtgggaagggattcactcagtcatctcaactgaaggtacaccagcgagttcacactggggagaagccattcacctgcacagactgtgggacaggattcactcagtcatcctccctaatgaaacaccagcgagttcacaccggggagcagccgttcacctgctcggactgtgggaagggattcaatcagtTATCTAACCTGAAaacacatcagcaagttcacactggcgagaggccattcacctgctcagactgtgggaagggattcattcggtcgtctgacctaatggctcaccatcGAGTTCACAcaagggagcggccgttcacctgctcacacTGCGGGGAGGGATTCATTTGCTCATCTAACcttaaggtacatcagcaagttcacactggcgagaggccattcacctgctcagactgtgggaagggattcccttgctcatctcaactgatggtacatcagcgagttcacactggagagaggccgttcacctgctcagactgtaggAAGGGATTCCCTTGTTCATCTCAGctgatggtacatcagcgagttcacactggagagaggcagttcacctgctcagactgtgggaagggattcactcggtcatctatactgaaggtacatcagcgagttcacactggcgagaggccgttcacctgctcggactgtgggaagggattcactcggtcatctaaactgaaggtacatcagcgagttcacactggagagaggccgttcacctgctcagactgtgggaagggattcactgagtcatccaccctaatggcacACAAGCGCATTCACACCAGGgagcagccgttcacctgctcggactgcgggaagggattcacttggtcatctcaactacagagacaccagcgagttcacactgggtag